In the genome of Candidatus Methylomirabilota bacterium, the window ACCCGCAGCTCGCCGCGCGGGAGCAGCCGCGCGACTTCCTCGGCCCACTGCTGGGGGACGATCGGATCTCGCTCACCCCGCACCACCATGGCCGGCGCGTCGATGTGCGGCAGCTTGTCTTCGATGCGGTCCGCCAGCACCAGCTTGAAGGTCATCCAGGCCCGCCGCAGCCCCGCCGCCCGGTAGTCCTTGAGCGAGACCCAGCCCAGCGACTTCGGCTCGTTGGGCGAGTTGAGAATCGAGCGCCAGATCTGCTGTCGCATCGTCCGCGCGGCGGGGTCGACGGTCGGCCCCTGGAGCACCAGGCGCCGCACCCGGGCGGCATGGCGCACCGCGAACTCCGCCACGATCTGACAGCCGAACGAGTTGGCGACGAGATGGGCCCGGTCCAGGTGCACCGCCTCCATCCACGTCGCCAGCGCGTCGGCCAGCTGCGGCAGCCGGAGGATCGGCCGAGGCTTGTAGCTCTTCCCGTAGCCGGGGAGATCGGGCGCATACACGTTGCACAGAGGAGCCAGCCGCTCGGCGGTCGGCGCCATGTACCGGCTCGACACGACCATCCCGTGCACCAGCACCACGGCCGGCCGGCCGGGGACGCGGCGGCCCGCCAGCGCATGAATCACGCCGGCCGGCAGGGTGGTCCAGTCACTGACCAGTAGGGCGCCAGCCGCCGGCCGCCGGTCGTGACCGCGCGACGATCGGGTTCCCATCGCATCGCGCCCCTGTCTCCCATGATACCCGGTGGCGGTCGGCGGCGTACCGCCGAGCAGCGTCGCGGCTGGCGGGTCAGAGCAGCGGCGCGATGTCCTCGGCCGTCTCCTTCGAGGGGACCACGGGGACGAACTCGAACTCGATGAGGTCCTGCCATCGGGCGACCCACTGCTGGAGCAAGCGCGGATCGCCGCACTCCATGAGCTGGAAGCAGCGATCGAAGTTCGCCTCGATCCAGCTCCCGACGTAGGCGAGGCCCTCCGGCGCCATCCGTCCCTCGTCCCGAAAGCGGCGATAGACGGCCCGGGCGTCGCGGTTCTTGAACCGCTCGATCACCATGAACAGCATGCCACGCTCCTCACGTCTTGCGCTGGACGGCGTGACCGCCGAACGCGTTGCGGAGCGCGGCCAGCATCCGGTCGGCGAACGGGTCGGCGTCGCGGGAGCGGAAGCGGACGAACAGCGAGGCCGTGATGGTCCAGAGCGGGACGTCGTGCTCGATGGCGTCCAGCACGGTCCAGCGGCCCTCGCCCGAATCCTCGACGTAGCCCTTGATCTTCTCGAGCCCGGGGTCCTCCTCGAGCGCCAGCGCGGCCAGCTCCAGGAGCCAGGACCGGACGACGCTCCCCTGCATCCAGAGCTTGGCGATGGCGGGCAGGTCGAGGTGAAAGGGGCTCCGGTGCATCAGCTCGAAGCCCTCGGCGTAGGCCTGCATCATCCCGTACTCGATCCCGTTGTGCACCATCTTCACGTAATGGCCGGCGCCGTGGCCGCCCATGTAGCCGTAGCCGTTCTCGGGGGCCAGCGTCTTGAAGATCGGCTCGAGGCGCCGGAAGATCGGCTCCTCGCCGCCCACCATCAGGCAGTACCCGACCTTGAGCCCCCAGATCCCGCCGCTCGTCCCCACGTCCAGGTAGTGGAGCCCGAGCGCCCGCAGCTCTTCGGCGCGCCGCGCGTCGTCGTGGAAGTTCGAGTTCCCGCCGTCGAGGACGACGTCGTCGCGGGAGAGGAGCTTGGCGAGGGTGGCGACGGTCTCCTGGGTCGGGGCCCCCGCCGGCACCATGATCCACACCGCCCGGGGCGGCTCGAGCTGAGCCACCAGATCGGCGAGCGTGGTGGCGCCGGCGGCTCCATGGCCTTCGGCCTCGCGCACCTTGTCGCCGCCGCGATCGTAGGCGACGACGCGGTGGTCGTCTCGACGGAGCCGGATCACCATGTTCATGCCCATGCGGCCGAGACCGACGAATCCGATCTGCATGTGGAGGCTCCTTAACCTGGCGCGCGGCGCAGGGTCCGCACCTCGCCGGCCTCGGCGAGGAGCACCGTGTCCGCGGTACCGAGGAAGAGGCCAGTGTCGACCACGCCGGGGATGCGGCGGATCGCGCCCTCGAGGGCGGCGGGGTCCTCCAGGGGGCCGATCCCGCAATCGAGGATCAGGTTGTGATTATCGGTGACGAAGGGCTGGCTGTCCATCTCGCCGGCCACCCGCAGTCGGGGCCGGCAGCCGAGCGCTTCGAGGCGGGCCTCGCACAGATGTCGGGCCAGCGGGATGACTTCGACGGGAAGGCGGCCGCGGGCGCCGAGCCGCGGCACGAGCTTGTCCGGCGTCACCAGGATGACCTGCCGCCGGGAGGCGGCGGCCACGATGCGCTCGCGGACCAGGGCGCCTCCGTAGCCCTTGATCAGGTTCAGCTCCGGATCGACCTCGTCGGCGCCGTCGACGGTGAGGTCGAGAGGGTCACGGCCGAGCTCGACGAGGGGGATTCCGACCTCCCGGGCGAGAGCGGCGGTGGCCGCGGAAGTCGGCACCCCGCGGGCGGTGAGGCCCTGGCCGACCCGCGCCCCGAGGGCGCGCACGAAGGCGGCGGCGGCCCGGCCCGACCCCAGGCCGACCAGGGCGCCGCCCGCCCGACCCGGAACGAGGCCCAGCGCGTGCGCGGCGAGGCGCCGGAGGTCGTCCGGACTGACGGATTGCGGCTGGGTCATCGGCCGGTCGAGGAGCTTCAGGATAGCAGAAGCCGAAGAGCGCGGGCAGGTCCGGGCGCCCGCGGGCGTGGCGGCCGGGCGGGCCCACCGGCGGGCTCGTCGGGGCCCGACGCGCTGGCGCCGGGCCGGTCGTCTCAGCGGCGACTGGCCTCGGGAACTCGCCGCAGGTACCGGTCGACCGCCTCCCGCATCACCGCTGACAGGTTGCGTTCTTCGGTCACCGCCCGCAGCTTGAGCGCCTTGATCTGCTCGGGGCGCAAGTAATAGGTGGCGCGTCGGTATGCATTCGGGGTATGTTGACTTGTTGACCGTGGGCGCTTTTTTTGTCGAGCCATGCCGCCTTCCGCCGTCAAGAGTCAGGGCGCGCGAGTCCCTACGGCATATCTATGCAGACGAGGTGCCAACACGCTGACAGGCCGCCGGGAGGCGCGGGCGCCGGCCGGCACACAACCGCCGGCGCCTTCAGGTCCGTCGCGTGCGGCCCGCCGACCGATGCTCAAAAGGTGTTCCTTCTGACCGCGATCGCCCAGAGATCGCCATCCCTCTCGGCGCAGGTGATGGTCACGCTGACGCCCCGGTCGAGATTCTCGAGGGCAATGGCCTCGGGCACCCGGATGCGGGCGCTGCCCATCAGGACGATCCTGCCCGCGCGGTCCACGGTCTGGATGACGCCGGCGATCACCACTGGTGTCCCTCCCGGGGGAGAGCCGACTGGAACGGCGGCATTCTACTATCAAACGTCTGTAAGGACTACAAGGTACTAAACGGGAACGACGGAACGGGCGGTACGGGGGAGGGGAAGGGACGAGCGCCGATGCGACGCCCACGAGGGAGCCCCGCCAGACCCGCGCGAAAGGTCAGGGCGACGTTCCACCTCCCGGTGGAGGTCTTTGAAGAGGCTCGGGACGCCGTGGTCTACCTGTCGGGTCCTCCGGTTCGGCTGACGCTGGCCGCCCTGGCGGAGCGGGCGTTGAGGCGAGAGCTGGACCGGCTCAAGAAGGCCCACACCGAAGGAAAGGACTTCCCGCGCCGCCGGGGTCGTCTCCGGAGCGGAAGGCCGATCGGCTCCTGACCGGCCGCGCCGGCCCGGCGAGGGCGTGCGCCCTCTCCCTCACCGGCGGAGCGTCGGGAAGGCCTACATGAGCCAGCGGCCGGCGGCGTGGCGCGCGGAGCCCGCCCTGTTCAGCGCGGGCCGTTTTGGTGTATCGTGAAGTCCCCGCCGGCCGTCGCGTTTTCGGGCGGCGCGGTCGTGTCGCACTCTCCTTCCGGGGTCGCAACGGGACGCTGGGTGTCGGGCACTCTCGCTCGAGTCAGGAGGTATCGGAGATGAGGAAAGCGTGCATCGCCGTGGCGCTCCTTCTTCTGGGAGCGGTGGCGCTCGCGGTGGCCCCGATGAAGCGCGCCGACGCTCAGGGCCAGACCATCAAGATCGGCGTGCTCTTCGACCATACCGGGCCATTCTCGGCGGCCGGCTCGCTGAACTGCTGGCGCGGCGCCAAGATGATCATCGACTACTTCAACGAGAAGGGCGGCGTGCTGGGCAAGTACAAGATCGTCCAGGTCGACGGCGACAGCCAGTCGAAGGCCGAGGCCGCCATCAACGAGGCCGAGCGCCTCTTGAACGTCGACAAGGTCGACATCCTGGCCGGCATCTATTCGAGCGCCCACGCCGTCCCGCTGGCCGAGAAGGTGGACAAGCAGAAGAGGTTCCTGTGGATCACCACGGCCATCGCCGACGCCGTCCTCAAGGACCGGAACCTCCAGTACACGTTCCGGCCGCAGCCGAACGGCGGACTCTTCGGCGCGCTGTCCGTGCAGTACATCGCGGCCTACTCGCCCGAGAAGCTGAAGAAGCCGGTCAAGGACCTGCGGGTGGCCATCATCTACGAGGACGGTCCGTACGGGACGGGCGTGGCCGCCGCCAACGAAGCGGAGGCGAAGAAGCAGGGGATGCAGGTCGCCCTCAAGGAAGGGTACTCGGCCAACGCCCCCGACCTGGGCTCGCTCGTCACCAAGCTGCGGGCGGCGCGGCCGGACGTTCTCTTTCACACCGGGTACAATCCCGACATCGCGCTCTTCCTCCGCCAGGCCAAGGAGCAGGGACTCCGGGTGCGGGCCTACGTCGGCCACGGGGCCGG includes:
- the gnd gene encoding decarboxylating 6-phosphogluconate dehydrogenase codes for the protein MQIGFVGLGRMGMNMVIRLRRDDHRVVAYDRGGDKVREAEGHGAAGATTLADLVAQLEPPRAVWIMVPAGAPTQETVATLAKLLSRDDVVLDGGNSNFHDDARRAEELRALGLHYLDVGTSGGIWGLKVGYCLMVGGEEPIFRRLEPIFKTLAPENGYGYMGGHGAGHYVKMVHNGIEYGMMQAYAEGFELMHRSPFHLDLPAIAKLWMQGSVVRSWLLELAALALEEDPGLEKIKGYVEDSGEGRWTVLDAIEHDVPLWTITASLFVRFRSRDADPFADRMLAALRNAFGGHAVQRKT
- the rpiA gene encoding ribose-5-phosphate isomerase RpiA produces the protein MTQPQSVSPDDLRRLAAHALGLVPGRAGGALVGLGSGRAAAAFVRALGARVGQGLTARGVPTSAATAALAREVGIPLVELGRDPLDLTVDGADEVDPELNLIKGYGGALVRERIVAAASRRQVILVTPDKLVPRLGARGRLPVEVIPLARHLCEARLEALGCRPRLRVAGEMDSQPFVTDNHNLILDCGIGPLEDPAALEGAIRRIPGVVDTGLFLGTADTVLLAEAGEVRTLRRAPG
- a CDS encoding ABC transporter substrate-binding protein, with protein sequence MRKACIAVALLLLGAVALAVAPMKRADAQGQTIKIGVLFDHTGPFSAAGSLNCWRGAKMIIDYFNEKGGVLGKYKIVQVDGDSQSKAEAAINEAERLLNVDKVDILAGIYSSAHAVPLAEKVDKQKRFLWITTAIADAVLKDRNLQYTFRPQPNGGLFGALSVQYIAAYSPEKLKKPVKDLRVAIIYEDGPYGTGVAAANEAEAKKQGMQVALKEGYSANAPDLGSLVTKLRAARPDVLFHTGYNPDIALFLRQAKEQGLRVRAYVGHGAGHSQLDKLKEAFGNEIEGFHTVDPPAAQLIEARNLKPGLGDLTQEMVKRYKAFEPNIPVGAIAPHVSMGFDNLWILLNDVLPRAIQKHGGFDPEALAKAARETDIPEGGTMQGYGVKFHPPGHPMAGQNERAFAAVFQVIEGQFRHVYPKVIATAAPVLPLPPSSPFAAR
- a CDS encoding DUF3303 family protein, whose protein sequence is MLFMVIERFKNRDARAVYRRFRDEGRMAPEGLAYVGSWIEANFDRCFQLMECGDPRLLQQWVARWQDLIEFEFVPVVPSKETAEDIAPLL
- a CDS encoding alpha/beta hydrolase, which translates into the protein MGTRSSRGHDRRPAAGALLVSDWTTLPAGVIHALAGRRVPGRPAVVLVHGMVVSSRYMAPTAERLAPLCNVYAPDLPGYGKSYKPRPILRLPQLADALATWMEAVHLDRAHLVANSFGCQIVAEFAVRHAARVRRLVLQGPTVDPAARTMRQQIWRSILNSPNEPKSLGWVSLKDYRAAGLRRAWMTFKLVLADRIEDKLPHIDAPAMVVRGERDPIVPQQWAEEVARLLPRGELRVMPGVGHTINYAAPRQFVDLIRPFLRL